One segment of Brassica napus cultivar Da-Ae chromosome C3, Da-Ae, whole genome shotgun sequence DNA contains the following:
- the BNAC03G58200D gene encoding YTH domain-containing family protein isoform X8 produces the protein MAASNRSTNCSPSTGPVNMVERLSTDKTVLQHQILQDTNSSSSRPLCGTTGYENAADTPRSYHPHTDILSFEEVYPVRTSSNGMRYDNMFYHGNGVPSDSPRKQSLPQHYGDLYADDANYFAPFRSSNQQYPLPEPLNASPEFHISQTNSTHPYRHGNEINSFETDYMMRSTRNFGLRDNIFGKPKGLNLNPFTGRRTFLPMASATRSMKHPVSADLSANDFDMGSPHRTLHDDFGSSASLSYREQAYNQCRRASFSASSSSSPSSTWERDYNLSPSDEPRSGSCSDFYHRPAMSDLLTERNRGLRASRPNAKSKMITYDQQDLLSKFRDAKFFVIKSYSEDNVYKSMKYCVWASTKNGNKKLDAAYREAKTKEVACSVFLLFSVNASAQFCGVAEMVGPVDFETSVEYWQQDRWSGHFPVKWVIVKDVPNSLFRHIIIEDNDNKPVTNSRDTQEVGVEQGIEMINIFNSCEMKSSILDDFSFYEERQRIQDRKARQRALLENLRASSLTSVPTHLASSLHEDYVREMSKSFAEALALQHKLN, from the exons ATGGCCGCTTCTAACCGAAGCACCAATTGTTCGCCTTCCACTG GTCCAGTTaatatggtggagaggctaTCAACTGACAAGACTGTTCTCCAACATCAG ATTTTGCAGGACACAAATAGCAGCAGCTCTCGCCCTTTGTGTGGTACTACTG GCTATGAAAACGCAGCTGATACTCCAAGGTCATACCATCCACATACAGATATTTTAAGCTTTGAAGAAGTCTATCCTGTGCGTACATCATCTAAC GGCATGAGATATGACAACATGTTTTACCATGGTAACGGTGTACCATCAGATTCTCCCAGAAAGCAATCGTTGCCACAGCATTATGGTGACCTCTATGCTGATGATGCAAACTATTTCGCTCCTTTTCGCTCATCAAATCAACAGTATCCACTCCCAGAACCTCTTAATGCTTCTCCGGAGTTTCACATCTCTCAGACGAACTCTACACATCCTTATAGGCATGGGAACGAAATAAACAGTTTTGAGACTGATTATATGATGCGCTCTACGAGGAACTTTGGCTTAAGAGATAATATATTTGGAAAACCTAAGGGTCTGAATCTCAACCCCTTCACTGGAAGAAGAACGTTTCTTCCAATGGCGTCTGCCACAAGAAGTATGAAGCATCCTGTCTCTGCTGACTTATCTGCAAATGATTTTGATATG GGTTCACCGCATCGAACTTTGCATGATGATTTTGGATCTTCTGCAAGCTTAAGTTACAGAGAACAAGCTTACAATCAATGCAGAAGAGCCTCTTTCtctgcttcttcctcttcttctcctagctCAACTTGGGAGCGTGATTATAACTTGTCACCATCTGATGAACCAAGAAGTGGAAGCTGCAGCGACTTTTACCATCGCCCTGCCATGTCTGATTTACTCACCGAGAGAAACAGAGGGCTTAGGGCTTCAAGGCCAAACGCTAAAAGCAAAATGATCACTTATGATCAACAAGATCTGCTCTCTAAGTTCAGGGATGCAAAGTTCTTCGTTATTAAGTCATATAGCGAGGATAATGTCTACAAGAGCATGAAGTATTGTGTTTGGGCAAGCACTAAAAACGGAAACAAAAAGTTGGATGCCGCTTATCGTGAAGCAAAGACTAAAGAAGTGGCATGCTCAGTCTTTCTTTTGTTCTCG GTGAATGCTAGTGCACAGTTTTGTGGAGTGGCTGAGATGGTTGGACCGGTTGATTTCGAGACAAGTGTGGAGTACTGGCAACAGGATAGATGGTCAGGACACTTCCCGGTCAAATGGGTGATTGTTAAAGATGTTCCCAACAGTCTCTTTCGCCACATCATAATTGAAGACAATGATAATAAGCCTGTCACTAACAGTAGAGACACCCAAGAG GTGGGAGTGGAACAAGGCATAGAGATGATAAATATATTCAATAGCTGTGAGATGAAATCTTCGATCCTCGATGACTTTAGCTTCTACGAAGAGCGGCAGAGAATTCAAGACAGAAAAGCCAGACAACGTGCTCTTCTTGAAAATCTCAGAGCCTCCTCTCTAACCTCTGTTCCAACACATCTCGCAAGTTCTCTCCATGAAGACTATGTAAGGGAAATGTCCAAGAGCTTTGCAGAAGCTTTGGCCTTGCAACACAAACTCAATTAA
- the BNAC03G58200D gene encoding YTH domain-containing family protein isoform X3, with protein sequence MAASNRSTNCSPSTGPVNMVERLSTDKTVLQHQILQDTNSSSSRPLCGTTGNAAFSASSSGFHTDSSHIGGYENAADTPRSYHPHTDILSFEEVYPVRTSSNGMRYDNMFYHGNGVPSDSPRKQSLPQHYGDLYADDANYFAPFRSSNQQYPLPEPLNASPEFHISQTNSTHPYRHGNEINSFETDYMMRSTRNFGLRDNIFGKPKGLNLNPFTGRRTFLPMASATRSMKHPVSADLSANDFDMGSPHRTLHDDFGSSASLSYREQAYNQCRRASFSASSSSSPSSTWERDYNLSPSDEPRSGSCSDFYHRPAMSDLLTERNRGLRASRPNAKSKMITYDQQDLLSKFRDAKFFVIKSYSEDNVYKSMKYCVWASTKNGNKKLDAAYREAKTKEVACSVFLLFSVNASAQFCGVAEMVGPVDFETSVEYWQQDRWSGHFPVKWVIVKDVPNSLFRHIIIEDNDNKPVTNSRDTQEVGVEQGIEMINIFNSCEMKSSILDDFSFYEERQRIQDRKARQRALLENLRASSLTSVPTHLASSLHEDYVREMSKSFAEALALQHKLN encoded by the exons ATGGCCGCTTCTAACCGAAGCACCAATTGTTCGCCTTCCACTG GTCCAGTTaatatggtggagaggctaTCAACTGACAAGACTGTTCTCCAACATCAG ATTTTGCAGGACACAAATAGCAGCAGCTCTCGCCCTTTGTGTGGTACTACTGGTAATGCTGCTTTTTCTGCAAGTTCTTCTGGTTTTCACACAGACTCATCTCACATTGGAG GCTATGAAAACGCAGCTGATACTCCAAGGTCATACCATCCACATACAGATATTTTAAGCTTTGAAGAAGTCTATCCTGTGCGTACATCATCTAAC GGCATGAGATATGACAACATGTTTTACCATGGTAACGGTGTACCATCAGATTCTCCCAGAAAGCAATCGTTGCCACAGCATTATGGTGACCTCTATGCTGATGATGCAAACTATTTCGCTCCTTTTCGCTCATCAAATCAACAGTATCCACTCCCAGAACCTCTTAATGCTTCTCCGGAGTTTCACATCTCTCAGACGAACTCTACACATCCTTATAGGCATGGGAACGAAATAAACAGTTTTGAGACTGATTATATGATGCGCTCTACGAGGAACTTTGGCTTAAGAGATAATATATTTGGAAAACCTAAGGGTCTGAATCTCAACCCCTTCACTGGAAGAAGAACGTTTCTTCCAATGGCGTCTGCCACAAGAAGTATGAAGCATCCTGTCTCTGCTGACTTATCTGCAAATGATTTTGATATG GGTTCACCGCATCGAACTTTGCATGATGATTTTGGATCTTCTGCAAGCTTAAGTTACAGAGAACAAGCTTACAATCAATGCAGAAGAGCCTCTTTCtctgcttcttcctcttcttctcctagctCAACTTGGGAGCGTGATTATAACTTGTCACCATCTGATGAACCAAGAAGTGGAAGCTGCAGCGACTTTTACCATCGCCCTGCCATGTCTGATTTACTCACCGAGAGAAACAGAGGGCTTAGGGCTTCAAGGCCAAACGCTAAAAGCAAAATGATCACTTATGATCAACAAGATCTGCTCTCTAAGTTCAGGGATGCAAAGTTCTTCGTTATTAAGTCATATAGCGAGGATAATGTCTACAAGAGCATGAAGTATTGTGTTTGGGCAAGCACTAAAAACGGAAACAAAAAGTTGGATGCCGCTTATCGTGAAGCAAAGACTAAAGAAGTGGCATGCTCAGTCTTTCTTTTGTTCTCG GTGAATGCTAGTGCACAGTTTTGTGGAGTGGCTGAGATGGTTGGACCGGTTGATTTCGAGACAAGTGTGGAGTACTGGCAACAGGATAGATGGTCAGGACACTTCCCGGTCAAATGGGTGATTGTTAAAGATGTTCCCAACAGTCTCTTTCGCCACATCATAATTGAAGACAATGATAATAAGCCTGTCACTAACAGTAGAGACACCCAAGAG GTGGGAGTGGAACAAGGCATAGAGATGATAAATATATTCAATAGCTGTGAGATGAAATCTTCGATCCTCGATGACTTTAGCTTCTACGAAGAGCGGCAGAGAATTCAAGACAGAAAAGCCAGACAACGTGCTCTTCTTGAAAATCTCAGAGCCTCCTCTCTAACCTCTGTTCCAACACATCTCGCAAGTTCTCTCCATGAAGACTATGTAAGGGAAATGTCCAAGAGCTTTGCAGAAGCTTTGGCCTTGCAACACAAACTCAATTAA
- the BNAC03G58200D gene encoding YTH domain-containing family protein isoform X6, whose protein sequence is MAASNRSTNCSPSTGPVNMVERLSTDKTVLQHQDTNSSSSRPLCGTTGNAAFSASSSGFHTDSSHIGGYENAADTPRSYHPHTDILSFEEVYPGMRYDNMFYHGNGVPSDSPRKQSLPQHYGDLYADDANYFAPFRSSNQQYPLPEPLNASPEFHISQTNSTHPYRHGNEINSFETDYMMRSTRNFGLRDNIFGKPKGLNLNPFTGRRTFLPMASATRSMKHPVSADLSANDFDMGSPHRTLHDDFGSSASLSYREQAYNQCRRASFSASSSSSPSSTWERDYNLSPSDEPRSGSCSDFYHRPAMSDLLTERNRGLRASRPNAKSKMITYDQQDLLSKFRDAKFFVIKSYSEDNVYKSMKYCVWASTKNGNKKLDAAYREAKTKEVACSVFLLFSVNASAQFCGVAEMVGPVDFETSVEYWQQDRWSGHFPVKWVIVKDVPNSLFRHIIIEDNDNKPVTNSRDTQEVGVEQGIEMINIFNSCEMKSSILDDFSFYEERQRIQDRKARQRALLENLRASSLTSVPTHLASSLHEDYVREMSKSFAEALALQHKLN, encoded by the exons ATGGCCGCTTCTAACCGAAGCACCAATTGTTCGCCTTCCACTG GTCCAGTTaatatggtggagaggctaTCAACTGACAAGACTGTTCTCCAACATCAG GACACAAATAGCAGCAGCTCTCGCCCTTTGTGTGGTACTACTGGTAATGCTGCTTTTTCTGCAAGTTCTTCTGGTTTTCACACAGACTCATCTCACATTGGAG GCTATGAAAACGCAGCTGATACTCCAAGGTCATACCATCCACATACAGATATTTTAAGCTTTGAAGAAGTCTATCCT GGCATGAGATATGACAACATGTTTTACCATGGTAACGGTGTACCATCAGATTCTCCCAGAAAGCAATCGTTGCCACAGCATTATGGTGACCTCTATGCTGATGATGCAAACTATTTCGCTCCTTTTCGCTCATCAAATCAACAGTATCCACTCCCAGAACCTCTTAATGCTTCTCCGGAGTTTCACATCTCTCAGACGAACTCTACACATCCTTATAGGCATGGGAACGAAATAAACAGTTTTGAGACTGATTATATGATGCGCTCTACGAGGAACTTTGGCTTAAGAGATAATATATTTGGAAAACCTAAGGGTCTGAATCTCAACCCCTTCACTGGAAGAAGAACGTTTCTTCCAATGGCGTCTGCCACAAGAAGTATGAAGCATCCTGTCTCTGCTGACTTATCTGCAAATGATTTTGATATG GGTTCACCGCATCGAACTTTGCATGATGATTTTGGATCTTCTGCAAGCTTAAGTTACAGAGAACAAGCTTACAATCAATGCAGAAGAGCCTCTTTCtctgcttcttcctcttcttctcctagctCAACTTGGGAGCGTGATTATAACTTGTCACCATCTGATGAACCAAGAAGTGGAAGCTGCAGCGACTTTTACCATCGCCCTGCCATGTCTGATTTACTCACCGAGAGAAACAGAGGGCTTAGGGCTTCAAGGCCAAACGCTAAAAGCAAAATGATCACTTATGATCAACAAGATCTGCTCTCTAAGTTCAGGGATGCAAAGTTCTTCGTTATTAAGTCATATAGCGAGGATAATGTCTACAAGAGCATGAAGTATTGTGTTTGGGCAAGCACTAAAAACGGAAACAAAAAGTTGGATGCCGCTTATCGTGAAGCAAAGACTAAAGAAGTGGCATGCTCAGTCTTTCTTTTGTTCTCG GTGAATGCTAGTGCACAGTTTTGTGGAGTGGCTGAGATGGTTGGACCGGTTGATTTCGAGACAAGTGTGGAGTACTGGCAACAGGATAGATGGTCAGGACACTTCCCGGTCAAATGGGTGATTGTTAAAGATGTTCCCAACAGTCTCTTTCGCCACATCATAATTGAAGACAATGATAATAAGCCTGTCACTAACAGTAGAGACACCCAAGAG GTGGGAGTGGAACAAGGCATAGAGATGATAAATATATTCAATAGCTGTGAGATGAAATCTTCGATCCTCGATGACTTTAGCTTCTACGAAGAGCGGCAGAGAATTCAAGACAGAAAAGCCAGACAACGTGCTCTTCTTGAAAATCTCAGAGCCTCCTCTCTAACCTCTGTTCCAACACATCTCGCAAGTTCTCTCCATGAAGACTATGTAAGGGAAATGTCCAAGAGCTTTGCAGAAGCTTTGGCCTTGCAACACAAACTCAATTAA
- the BNAC03G58200D gene encoding YTH domain-containing family protein isoform X4 gives MAASNRSTNCSPSTGPVNMVERLSTDKTVLQHQDTNSSSSRPLCGTTGNAAFSASSSGFHTDSSHIGGYENAADTPRSYHPHTDILSFEEVYPVRTSSNGMRYDNMFYHGNGVPSDSPRKQSLPQHYGDLYADDANYFAPFRSSNQQYPLPEPLNASPEFHISQTNSTHPYRHGNEINSFETDYMMRSTRNFGLRDNIFGKPKGLNLNPFTGRRTFLPMASATRSMKHPVSADLSANDFDMGSPHRTLHDDFGSSASLSYREQAYNQCRRASFSASSSSSPSSTWERDYNLSPSDEPRSGSCSDFYHRPAMSDLLTERNRGLRASRPNAKSKMITYDQQDLLSKFRDAKFFVIKSYSEDNVYKSMKYCVWASTKNGNKKLDAAYREAKTKEVACSVFLLFSVNASAQFCGVAEMVGPVDFETSVEYWQQDRWSGHFPVKWVIVKDVPNSLFRHIIIEDNDNKPVTNSRDTQEVGVEQGIEMINIFNSCEMKSSILDDFSFYEERQRIQDRKARQRALLENLRASSLTSVPTHLASSLHEDYVREMSKSFAEALALQHKLN, from the exons ATGGCCGCTTCTAACCGAAGCACCAATTGTTCGCCTTCCACTG GTCCAGTTaatatggtggagaggctaTCAACTGACAAGACTGTTCTCCAACATCAG GACACAAATAGCAGCAGCTCTCGCCCTTTGTGTGGTACTACTGGTAATGCTGCTTTTTCTGCAAGTTCTTCTGGTTTTCACACAGACTCATCTCACATTGGAG GCTATGAAAACGCAGCTGATACTCCAAGGTCATACCATCCACATACAGATATTTTAAGCTTTGAAGAAGTCTATCCTGTGCGTACATCATCTAAC GGCATGAGATATGACAACATGTTTTACCATGGTAACGGTGTACCATCAGATTCTCCCAGAAAGCAATCGTTGCCACAGCATTATGGTGACCTCTATGCTGATGATGCAAACTATTTCGCTCCTTTTCGCTCATCAAATCAACAGTATCCACTCCCAGAACCTCTTAATGCTTCTCCGGAGTTTCACATCTCTCAGACGAACTCTACACATCCTTATAGGCATGGGAACGAAATAAACAGTTTTGAGACTGATTATATGATGCGCTCTACGAGGAACTTTGGCTTAAGAGATAATATATTTGGAAAACCTAAGGGTCTGAATCTCAACCCCTTCACTGGAAGAAGAACGTTTCTTCCAATGGCGTCTGCCACAAGAAGTATGAAGCATCCTGTCTCTGCTGACTTATCTGCAAATGATTTTGATATG GGTTCACCGCATCGAACTTTGCATGATGATTTTGGATCTTCTGCAAGCTTAAGTTACAGAGAACAAGCTTACAATCAATGCAGAAGAGCCTCTTTCtctgcttcttcctcttcttctcctagctCAACTTGGGAGCGTGATTATAACTTGTCACCATCTGATGAACCAAGAAGTGGAAGCTGCAGCGACTTTTACCATCGCCCTGCCATGTCTGATTTACTCACCGAGAGAAACAGAGGGCTTAGGGCTTCAAGGCCAAACGCTAAAAGCAAAATGATCACTTATGATCAACAAGATCTGCTCTCTAAGTTCAGGGATGCAAAGTTCTTCGTTATTAAGTCATATAGCGAGGATAATGTCTACAAGAGCATGAAGTATTGTGTTTGGGCAAGCACTAAAAACGGAAACAAAAAGTTGGATGCCGCTTATCGTGAAGCAAAGACTAAAGAAGTGGCATGCTCAGTCTTTCTTTTGTTCTCG GTGAATGCTAGTGCACAGTTTTGTGGAGTGGCTGAGATGGTTGGACCGGTTGATTTCGAGACAAGTGTGGAGTACTGGCAACAGGATAGATGGTCAGGACACTTCCCGGTCAAATGGGTGATTGTTAAAGATGTTCCCAACAGTCTCTTTCGCCACATCATAATTGAAGACAATGATAATAAGCCTGTCACTAACAGTAGAGACACCCAAGAG GTGGGAGTGGAACAAGGCATAGAGATGATAAATATATTCAATAGCTGTGAGATGAAATCTTCGATCCTCGATGACTTTAGCTTCTACGAAGAGCGGCAGAGAATTCAAGACAGAAAAGCCAGACAACGTGCTCTTCTTGAAAATCTCAGAGCCTCCTCTCTAACCTCTGTTCCAACACATCTCGCAAGTTCTCTCCATGAAGACTATGTAAGGGAAATGTCCAAGAGCTTTGCAGAAGCTTTGGCCTTGCAACACAAACTCAATTAA
- the BNAC03G58200D gene encoding YTH domain-containing family protein isoform X7: MAASNRSTNCSPSTGPVNMVERLSTDKTVLQHQYDTRVQILQDTNSSSSRPLCGTTGYENAADTPRSYHPHTDILSFEEVYPVRTSSNGMRYDNMFYHGNGVPSDSPRKQSLPQHYGDLYADDANYFAPFRSSNQQYPLPEPLNASPEFHISQTNSTHPYRHGNEINSFETDYMMRSTRNFGLRDNIFGKPKGLNLNPFTGRRTFLPMASATRSMKHPVSADLSANDFDMGSPHRTLHDDFGSSASLSYREQAYNQCRRASFSASSSSSPSSTWERDYNLSPSDEPRSGSCSDFYHRPAMSDLLTERNRGLRASRPNAKSKMITYDQQDLLSKFRDAKFFVIKSYSEDNVYKSMKYCVWASTKNGNKKLDAAYREAKTKEVACSVFLLFSVNASAQFCGVAEMVGPVDFETSVEYWQQDRWSGHFPVKWVIVKDVPNSLFRHIIIEDNDNKPVTNSRDTQEVGVEQGIEMINIFNSCEMKSSILDDFSFYEERQRIQDRKARQRALLENLRASSLTSVPTHLASSLHEDYVREMSKSFAEALALQHKLN, translated from the exons ATGGCCGCTTCTAACCGAAGCACCAATTGTTCGCCTTCCACTG GTCCAGTTaatatggtggagaggctaTCAACTGACAAGACTGTTCTCCAACATCAG TATGATACTCGTGTCCAGATTTTGCAGGACACAAATAGCAGCAGCTCTCGCCCTTTGTGTGGTACTACTG GCTATGAAAACGCAGCTGATACTCCAAGGTCATACCATCCACATACAGATATTTTAAGCTTTGAAGAAGTCTATCCTGTGCGTACATCATCTAAC GGCATGAGATATGACAACATGTTTTACCATGGTAACGGTGTACCATCAGATTCTCCCAGAAAGCAATCGTTGCCACAGCATTATGGTGACCTCTATGCTGATGATGCAAACTATTTCGCTCCTTTTCGCTCATCAAATCAACAGTATCCACTCCCAGAACCTCTTAATGCTTCTCCGGAGTTTCACATCTCTCAGACGAACTCTACACATCCTTATAGGCATGGGAACGAAATAAACAGTTTTGAGACTGATTATATGATGCGCTCTACGAGGAACTTTGGCTTAAGAGATAATATATTTGGAAAACCTAAGGGTCTGAATCTCAACCCCTTCACTGGAAGAAGAACGTTTCTTCCAATGGCGTCTGCCACAAGAAGTATGAAGCATCCTGTCTCTGCTGACTTATCTGCAAATGATTTTGATATG GGTTCACCGCATCGAACTTTGCATGATGATTTTGGATCTTCTGCAAGCTTAAGTTACAGAGAACAAGCTTACAATCAATGCAGAAGAGCCTCTTTCtctgcttcttcctcttcttctcctagctCAACTTGGGAGCGTGATTATAACTTGTCACCATCTGATGAACCAAGAAGTGGAAGCTGCAGCGACTTTTACCATCGCCCTGCCATGTCTGATTTACTCACCGAGAGAAACAGAGGGCTTAGGGCTTCAAGGCCAAACGCTAAAAGCAAAATGATCACTTATGATCAACAAGATCTGCTCTCTAAGTTCAGGGATGCAAAGTTCTTCGTTATTAAGTCATATAGCGAGGATAATGTCTACAAGAGCATGAAGTATTGTGTTTGGGCAAGCACTAAAAACGGAAACAAAAAGTTGGATGCCGCTTATCGTGAAGCAAAGACTAAAGAAGTGGCATGCTCAGTCTTTCTTTTGTTCTCG GTGAATGCTAGTGCACAGTTTTGTGGAGTGGCTGAGATGGTTGGACCGGTTGATTTCGAGACAAGTGTGGAGTACTGGCAACAGGATAGATGGTCAGGACACTTCCCGGTCAAATGGGTGATTGTTAAAGATGTTCCCAACAGTCTCTTTCGCCACATCATAATTGAAGACAATGATAATAAGCCTGTCACTAACAGTAGAGACACCCAAGAG GTGGGAGTGGAACAAGGCATAGAGATGATAAATATATTCAATAGCTGTGAGATGAAATCTTCGATCCTCGATGACTTTAGCTTCTACGAAGAGCGGCAGAGAATTCAAGACAGAAAAGCCAGACAACGTGCTCTTCTTGAAAATCTCAGAGCCTCCTCTCTAACCTCTGTTCCAACACATCTCGCAAGTTCTCTCCATGAAGACTATGTAAGGGAAATGTCCAAGAGCTTTGCAGAAGCTTTGGCCTTGCAACACAAACTCAATTAA
- the BNAC03G58200D gene encoding YTH domain-containing family protein isoform X10, protein MAASNRSTNCSPSTGPVNMVERLSTDKTVLQHQDTNSSSSRPLCGTTGYENAADTPRSYHPHTDILSFEEVYPVRTSSNGMRYDNMFYHGNGVPSDSPRKQSLPQHYGDLYADDANYFAPFRSSNQQYPLPEPLNASPEFHISQTNSTHPYRHGNEINSFETDYMMRSTRNFGLRDNIFGKPKGLNLNPFTGRRTFLPMASATRSMKHPVSADLSANDFDMGSPHRTLHDDFGSSASLSYREQAYNQCRRASFSASSSSSPSSTWERDYNLSPSDEPRSGSCSDFYHRPAMSDLLTERNRGLRASRPNAKSKMITYDQQDLLSKFRDAKFFVIKSYSEDNVYKSMKYCVWASTKNGNKKLDAAYREAKTKEVACSVFLLFSVNASAQFCGVAEMVGPVDFETSVEYWQQDRWSGHFPVKWVIVKDVPNSLFRHIIIEDNDNKPVTNSRDTQEVGVEQGIEMINIFNSCEMKSSILDDFSFYEERQRIQDRKARQRALLENLRASSLTSVPTHLASSLHEDYVREMSKSFAEALALQHKLN, encoded by the exons ATGGCCGCTTCTAACCGAAGCACCAATTGTTCGCCTTCCACTG GTCCAGTTaatatggtggagaggctaTCAACTGACAAGACTGTTCTCCAACATCAG GACACAAATAGCAGCAGCTCTCGCCCTTTGTGTGGTACTACTG GCTATGAAAACGCAGCTGATACTCCAAGGTCATACCATCCACATACAGATATTTTAAGCTTTGAAGAAGTCTATCCTGTGCGTACATCATCTAAC GGCATGAGATATGACAACATGTTTTACCATGGTAACGGTGTACCATCAGATTCTCCCAGAAAGCAATCGTTGCCACAGCATTATGGTGACCTCTATGCTGATGATGCAAACTATTTCGCTCCTTTTCGCTCATCAAATCAACAGTATCCACTCCCAGAACCTCTTAATGCTTCTCCGGAGTTTCACATCTCTCAGACGAACTCTACACATCCTTATAGGCATGGGAACGAAATAAACAGTTTTGAGACTGATTATATGATGCGCTCTACGAGGAACTTTGGCTTAAGAGATAATATATTTGGAAAACCTAAGGGTCTGAATCTCAACCCCTTCACTGGAAGAAGAACGTTTCTTCCAATGGCGTCTGCCACAAGAAGTATGAAGCATCCTGTCTCTGCTGACTTATCTGCAAATGATTTTGATATG GGTTCACCGCATCGAACTTTGCATGATGATTTTGGATCTTCTGCAAGCTTAAGTTACAGAGAACAAGCTTACAATCAATGCAGAAGAGCCTCTTTCtctgcttcttcctcttcttctcctagctCAACTTGGGAGCGTGATTATAACTTGTCACCATCTGATGAACCAAGAAGTGGAAGCTGCAGCGACTTTTACCATCGCCCTGCCATGTCTGATTTACTCACCGAGAGAAACAGAGGGCTTAGGGCTTCAAGGCCAAACGCTAAAAGCAAAATGATCACTTATGATCAACAAGATCTGCTCTCTAAGTTCAGGGATGCAAAGTTCTTCGTTATTAAGTCATATAGCGAGGATAATGTCTACAAGAGCATGAAGTATTGTGTTTGGGCAAGCACTAAAAACGGAAACAAAAAGTTGGATGCCGCTTATCGTGAAGCAAAGACTAAAGAAGTGGCATGCTCAGTCTTTCTTTTGTTCTCG GTGAATGCTAGTGCACAGTTTTGTGGAGTGGCTGAGATGGTTGGACCGGTTGATTTCGAGACAAGTGTGGAGTACTGGCAACAGGATAGATGGTCAGGACACTTCCCGGTCAAATGGGTGATTGTTAAAGATGTTCCCAACAGTCTCTTTCGCCACATCATAATTGAAGACAATGATAATAAGCCTGTCACTAACAGTAGAGACACCCAAGAG GTGGGAGTGGAACAAGGCATAGAGATGATAAATATATTCAATAGCTGTGAGATGAAATCTTCGATCCTCGATGACTTTAGCTTCTACGAAGAGCGGCAGAGAATTCAAGACAGAAAAGCCAGACAACGTGCTCTTCTTGAAAATCTCAGAGCCTCCTCTCTAACCTCTGTTCCAACACATCTCGCAAGTTCTCTCCATGAAGACTATGTAAGGGAAATGTCCAAGAGCTTTGCAGAAGCTTTGGCCTTGCAACACAAACTCAATTAA